A region from the uncultured Bacteroides sp. genome encodes:
- a CDS encoding MFS transporter, whose translation MSTFNEVNEKMTKYRWVICSLLFFATTINYMDRNVISFLKEYFCSTDGFGWSNSDFSYVTAFFTGAYALITVFSGMVIDKIGSKLGLALSLIIWSFSGIANAFVGTTVTFHVMIRSIFGIGEAGNFPASIKTVSEWFPKKERALATGIFNSGSNIGAMISALFVPWCLIHFGDALGWKMAFILTGGIGFVWLIFWGILYNSPKKMKEKGKVNEAEYALIHMDDAELTPEQLAAEKEGKKEKVSWFKLFRYPQTWSFFFGKFMTDGIWWFLLFWLPDYLKKQFDMTTQEVMWPTFIVFGVAIAGSVFGGSVPMFFTKKGWNIYKARMTAMLIIALFPILLLLTQYFGNKEIFGSYAMYLATAIICIAGAAHQAWSANIFTTVSDMFPKKAVASVTGIGGLAGGIGGVLVQLLAGFITDLYVASPQTAYGIMFGVCAFAYVIAWGIMKLLVPQYKIITDL comes from the coding sequence ATGAGTACATTCAACGAAGTAAACGAAAAAATGACTAAATACAGATGGGTAATCTGTTCATTACTGTTTTTTGCGACAACTATTAATTACATGGATCGTAACGTGATCTCCTTTCTTAAAGAGTATTTTTGTTCAACCGATGGATTCGGATGGAGTAACTCAGACTTCTCCTACGTCACTGCATTTTTCACAGGAGCCTATGCCCTTATTACCGTTTTTTCGGGAATGGTCATCGACAAAATTGGTTCAAAATTAGGATTAGCTTTATCATTAATAATCTGGTCTTTCAGTGGAATAGCCAATGCTTTTGTTGGAACGACTGTTACTTTCCATGTGATGATAAGGAGTATCTTTGGAATTGGAGAAGCTGGTAACTTTCCCGCTTCGATCAAAACGGTTTCAGAATGGTTCCCTAAAAAAGAACGTGCTCTAGCCACTGGTATATTCAATAGTGGATCTAATATCGGTGCGATGATATCAGCACTATTTGTACCTTGGTGCTTAATTCATTTTGGTGATGCTCTTGGATGGAAAATGGCTTTTATACTTACAGGTGGTATTGGCTTCGTATGGCTGATCTTCTGGGGTATATTATATAATAGCCCTAAAAAGATGAAAGAGAAGGGTAAAGTCAATGAAGCTGAATATGCCCTTATCCATATGGATGACGCTGAACTAACCCCTGAACAACTTGCGGCTGAAAAAGAAGGAAAAAAAGAAAAAGTCTCTTGGTTCAAATTATTCAGATATCCTCAAACATGGTCATTCTTTTTCGGTAAATTTATGACCGACGGTATATGGTGGTTCTTATTATTCTGGTTGCCGGATTATCTTAAAAAGCAATTCGACATGACTACCCAAGAGGTGATGTGGCCTACATTTATTGTCTTCGGTGTAGCAATCGCAGGAAGCGTATTTGGAGGAAGTGTTCCTATGTTCTTCACAAAAAAAGGCTGGAACATCTATAAAGCAAGAATGACCGCCATGCTTATTATTGCTCTATTCCCTATCCTATTATTACTAACTCAATATTTCGGTAACAAAGAAATTTTTGGCTCATACGCAATGTACTTGGCTACTGCTATTATCTGTATTGCAGGAGCTGCCCATCAAGCATGGTCTGCCAATATATTCACTACCGTTTCGGATATGTTCCCCAAGAAGGCTGTTGCTTCCGTAACAGGTATCGGTGGATTGGCAGGAGGTATAGGTGGTGTGTTAGTTCAGCTACTGGCTGGCTTTATTACAGACTTATATGTAGCTAGTCCACAAACAGCATACGGCATCATGTTTGGCGTTTGCGCTTTTGCCTATGTAATAGCCTGGGGCATAATGAAACTCCTCGTACCACAATATAAAATCATAACTGATTTATAA
- a CDS encoding AAA domain-containing protein has protein sequence MIDEVKEYFDILLVLCKAEETPLVVRYKQMREMLERLCRMQMQDESLQMTDLSARISFLAARVGLTSVEQNRLHTFRLTSNAILNRQTTPTQENLFRDIKTLAFLLRKISGQDIPGTLYTILPKADATYLVSSFAGKQIQRMRVCFQYADDTYLYVVPSDAIIEEPLRVRYNVSQVNEEFAETCKLLWHHAQLNLLDVSIDDKGILTPSFIVLEPDYLIDISSLAECFRDYGHHPANYLLSKLQPIDNARPLLLGNIANLFLDEWIHADTEVDYVACMKKAFRRYSIELAACKDLADKEKERGFFDDCKMHFDHIRRVVTETFHASGYELDKTDAVLEPSYICEALGLQGRLDYMQRDMHSFIEMKSGKADEYSIRNKVEPKENNKVQMLLYQAVLQYSMGMDHRKVRPYLLYTRYPLLYPARSSWAMVKRAIDLRNRIVANEFGVQLHNSTEFTANMLARINPTTLNEKKLKGRFWEQYLSPSIVRFKEKLDCLTSLEQAYYYVLYNFITKEQYTAKSGDVDYEGRTGAASLWLSSLTEKHEAGEILYDLSISENHATNEHKASLTLTIPVNESTYEMEKEVEALPNFRQGDAVVLYERNCDTDNVTNKMVFKGNIESITASEVKFRLRAAQRNPSVLPSDSLYAMEHDIMDTGFHSMYLGLSAFTSANKERRDLILSQRQPEFDLAYDEAISKAPDDFSRVVLKAQAAKDYFLLIGPPGTGKTSRALRLMVEAFYRGPCAQILLLAYTNRAVDEICKALSTITQQIDFIRIGSELACGPAYRKHLIENELSLCNRRSEVVQRITSCRIFVGTVASVANKPELFQLKSFDVAIVDEATQILEPQLLGILCARKEDGTDAVGKFILIGDHKQLPAVVQQSSVHSQVHDESLLAIGLKNLKDSLFERLYRTVSGGRATIDLSADPDLNVVNAKAFDQLCRQGRMNPAIARFSNEMFYGGKLESVGLAHQIDELVASPLLIQDELSPLMTQRMVYLPSVPDIEGFSCKVNHSEACLCAQLAVKVYEQYNSEFNSDCTLGIITPYRSQIALIKKEIRRLGIPALNDVLIDTVERFQGSERDVVIYSFCVNHAYQLHFLSNMIEEGGVLIDRKLNVALTRARKQMFIIGVPELLHLNPIYHKLLNFITTKAAFTKIRRY, from the coding sequence ATGATTGATGAGGTAAAAGAATACTTTGATATACTTCTGGTTCTCTGCAAGGCAGAAGAAACTCCGCTTGTTGTTCGTTACAAACAAATGCGTGAGATGCTTGAACGTCTCTGCCGGATGCAGATGCAGGATGAAAGTTTGCAGATGACTGATTTATCTGCAAGGATTAGTTTTCTGGCAGCACGAGTGGGGCTTACTAGTGTTGAACAGAACCGTCTACATACGTTTCGATTGACTTCTAATGCTATTTTGAACCGGCAAACAACTCCAACGCAAGAGAATCTGTTTCGTGACATAAAGACATTAGCCTTTCTGTTGAGAAAAATATCCGGTCAAGATATACCCGGGACACTCTACACCATTTTGCCCAAAGCCGATGCAACCTATCTAGTCTCTTCCTTTGCCGGAAAGCAAATACAGCGGATGCGCGTTTGTTTTCAATATGCCGACGATACTTATTTATATGTTGTTCCTTCGGATGCAATTATTGAAGAGCCCTTGCGTGTGCGCTATAATGTGTCTCAGGTGAATGAAGAATTTGCTGAGACCTGCAAACTGCTTTGGCATCATGCTCAGCTTAATTTATTGGATGTTTCTATAGATGATAAAGGCATTCTTACTCCTTCTTTTATCGTTCTTGAACCGGATTATCTGATTGATATCAGTTCGCTGGCCGAGTGCTTTCGTGATTATGGGCATCATCCGGCTAATTACTTATTAAGTAAGTTACAACCTATAGATAATGCCCGTCCGCTTCTGTTGGGAAATATAGCCAATCTCTTTCTCGACGAATGGATTCATGCCGATACCGAAGTGGATTATGTAGCTTGTATGAAAAAAGCTTTTCGACGCTATTCTATAGAATTGGCTGCTTGTAAAGACTTGGCGGATAAGGAGAAAGAACGCGGATTCTTTGATGATTGCAAGATGCATTTTGATCATATTCGTCGGGTAGTTACTGAAACTTTTCACGCTTCCGGTTATGAATTGGATAAAACGGATGCTGTTCTGGAACCTTCTTATATCTGCGAGGCGCTAGGCCTGCAAGGTCGGCTCGACTATATGCAGCGAGATATGCACTCCTTCATTGAAATGAAATCGGGCAAAGCCGATGAGTATTCCATCCGTAATAAAGTAGAACCCAAAGAAAATAATAAGGTACAGATGTTGCTTTATCAAGCTGTTTTGCAATATTCTATGGGGATGGATCATCGTAAGGTAAGGCCTTATTTACTTTATACCCGCTATCCGTTACTTTATCCGGCGCGTTCTTCGTGGGCAATGGTGAAAAGAGCCATTGATTTGCGGAATCGCATAGTGGCAAACGAATTTGGAGTACAACTACATAATAGTACTGAGTTCACTGCAAACATGCTTGCCCGGATTAATCCGACAACTCTCAATGAAAAAAAACTAAAAGGTCGATTTTGGGAACAATATCTTTCACCTTCAATTGTACGGTTCAAAGAAAAACTGGATTGTTTAACTTCTTTGGAACAGGCCTATTATTATGTATTGTATAACTTTATCACTAAAGAACAGTATACGGCGAAATCGGGTGACGTAGATTATGAAGGGCGAACAGGGGCTGCTTCTTTGTGGCTATCTTCGTTGACAGAGAAACATGAAGCCGGAGAGATTCTTTATGATTTGAGCATAAGTGAAAATCATGCCACCAATGAGCACAAGGCGTCTCTTACTCTGACTATTCCTGTTAATGAATCGACTTATGAAATGGAAAAAGAAGTGGAGGCTTTACCTAATTTTCGTCAGGGCGATGCAGTCGTACTTTACGAACGTAACTGCGATACGGATAATGTTACCAACAAAATGGTGTTTAAAGGGAACATTGAAAGCATTACGGCTAGTGAAGTCAAATTTCGTCTGCGGGCTGCACAACGTAATCCGTCGGTACTTCCATCGGACAGCCTTTATGCCATGGAGCACGATATAATGGATACAGGCTTTCACAGTATGTATCTTGGTTTATCTGCTTTTACTTCTGCCAATAAAGAGAGACGCGATTTGATTCTCTCTCAGCGACAGCCGGAGTTTGATCTTGCTTATGATGAAGCGATTAGTAAAGCTCCGGATGATTTTAGTCGTGTGGTGCTGAAAGCACAGGCTGCAAAAGATTATTTCTTATTGATCGGACCTCCCGGCACGGGCAAAACATCGCGTGCATTGCGATTGATGGTAGAAGCTTTTTATCGGGGTCCTTGTGCTCAGATCCTCTTATTAGCTTATACCAACAGGGCGGTAGATGAAATATGCAAGGCTCTTTCAACCATAACGCAACAAATAGATTTTATACGCATAGGCAGTGAGTTGGCTTGCGGTCCGGCTTATCGTAAACACCTTATTGAAAATGAGCTGTCGCTATGTAACCGTCGTTCGGAGGTGGTGCAGCGAATAACGAGCTGCCGCATTTTTGTAGGTACGGTAGCTTCTGTTGCTAATAAGCCCGAACTATTCCAACTAAAGAGTTTTGATGTGGCCATCGTTGATGAGGCTACACAAATACTGGAGCCTCAGTTGCTTGGCATTTTGTGTGCGCGAAAAGAAGATGGCACCGATGCCGTTGGTAAATTCATTCTGATAGGAGACCACAAACAACTTCCGGCTGTGGTGCAGCAGAGTTCTGTCCATTCACAAGTACACGATGAATCTTTGCTTGCTATCGGATTGAAAAACTTAAAAGATTCCCTATTTGAACGTCTTTACCGTACCGTGAGCGGTGGAAGGGCGACAATAGATCTTTCTGCAGATCCCGATTTAAACGTTGTTAATGCCAAGGCTTTTGATCAGCTCTGCCGTCAAGGGCGAATGAATCCGGCTATTGCCCGTTTCTCTAATGAGATGTTTTATGGCGGAAAGTTAGAGTCGGTAGGTCTGGCTCATCAGATTGACGAACTGGTGGCGTCGCCGCTTTTAATTCAAGATGAGCTGAGTCCTTTGATGACGCAACGTATGGTTTATCTTCCATCTGTTCCGGATATAGAAGGTTTTTCTTGTAAGGTAAATCATTCGGAGGCATGTCTTTGTGCCCAGTTAGCAGTTAAAGTGTATGAACAGTATAACTCTGAGTTCAATTCTGATTGCACATTGGGTATTATAACTCCTTATCGTAGTCAGATAGCATTGATTAAGAAAGAAATAAGGCGTTTGGGTATTCCGGCTTTGAATGATGTTTTGATTGATACCGTAGAGCGCTTTCAGGGAAGTGAACGTGATGTTGTAATTTATTCTTTTTGTGTTAACCACGCTTATCAATTGCATTTTCTTTCGAACATGATAGAAGAAGGAGGAGTGCTGATAGACAGGAAGTTAAATGTAGCTTTGACCCGTGCGCGGAAACAGATGTTTATAATAGGTGTTCCCGAATTGCTTCATTTGAATCCGATCTATCATAAACTACTAAATTTTATAACTACTAAAGCTGCTTTTACAAAAATACGCAGATATTAG
- the tatC gene encoding twin-arginine translocase subunit TatC, producing the protein MAEMSFWDHLDELRIVLFRIIGVWFVLAVGYFIAMPWLFDHVILAPCHNDFVFYSLLRSMGESLHLTDDFFTQKFSVKLININLAAPFFIQMSTSFWMSIVTAMPYLFFEIWHFIRPALYPNEQKGVRKALSIGTVMFFIGVLLGYFMVYPLTLRFLSTYQLSAEVPNMISLNSYIENFMILVLCMGLAFELPLVMWLLSLMGLVNKAFLRKYRKHAIVVIVAVAAVITPTGDPFTLSVVSIPLCLLYELSILLMKDKKTES; encoded by the coding sequence ATGGCCGAAATGTCCTTTTGGGATCATTTGGATGAGTTGCGTATCGTACTTTTTCGAATTATCGGAGTATGGTTTGTTTTAGCTGTGGGCTATTTCATTGCAATGCCCTGGTTGTTCGACCATGTGATACTGGCGCCTTGTCACAATGACTTTGTGTTTTATTCTTTGTTGCGATCCATGGGCGAGTCATTGCATTTAACCGATGATTTCTTTACGCAGAAATTTTCGGTGAAGCTTATTAACATTAATCTGGCTGCACCGTTCTTTATTCAGATGTCAACCTCTTTTTGGATGTCAATAGTAACAGCTATGCCTTATCTTTTTTTCGAGATTTGGCATTTTATTCGGCCGGCACTTTACCCGAACGAGCAAAAAGGGGTAAGAAAGGCTTTGAGCATCGGGACGGTAATGTTTTTTATTGGTGTTTTGCTGGGGTATTTCATGGTTTATCCGCTTACCCTTCGTTTCCTTTCTACCTATCAGTTAAGTGCAGAAGTCCCAAATATGATTTCTCTTAATTCCTACATCGAGAACTTTATGATATTAGTGCTTTGTATGGGATTGGCTTTTGAACTACCTTTGGTTATGTGGTTGCTATCCCTGATGGGGCTTGTCAACAAAGCTTTTTTGCGTAAGTATAGGAAACATGCCATTGTTGTTATCGTAGCGGTTGCAGCCGTCATTACTCCTACAGGCGATCCTTTTACGTTAAGTGTTGTATCTATACCTCTCTGCCTTCTCTATGAATTGAGCATCTTACTTATGAAAGATAAGAAAACGGAAAGTTAG
- the tatA gene encoding twin-arginine translocase TatA/TatE family subunit, which yields MVNHLLLGFLPSGSEFIILALLILLLFGGKKIPELMKGLGKGVKSFKEGVNEAKEEINKAKEDIEKPAETNDKKE from the coding sequence ATGGTCAATCATTTATTATTAGGCTTCTTGCCTAGCGGTTCGGAATTTATTATTTTGGCTTTATTGATTCTTCTTTTATTTGGTGGAAAGAAGATACCCGAGTTGATGAAAGGCCTTGGTAAAGGCGTAAAGAGCTTCAAAGAAGGAGTAAATGAAGCGAAAGAGGAAATTAATAAGGCTAAAGAGGATATAGAAAAACCGGCTGAAACAAACGATAAGAAAGAGTAA